One segment of Acidimicrobiales bacterium DNA contains the following:
- a CDS encoding S-layer homology domain-containing protein: MRAILAVVIGAGALLAAAPAGAGAPVSLPYSCETGVPAIGTLSAPIDVLTATNPQPVDVFEKVTYTADLSLPDIAPQAFALNFNYFNVDIAVPPGLRAVKVKIQNPAAGAANPAVTEVSATVSDGMVQVNLPAVPAANKRFHFGTDGSFVYPFNTNTNQGGAPIVLPRIKITAMPTFAARGATVDWAAPEVETFTGFFNIGVIPCTPDDPGDVLFSSAVTTAVAIPANGYPDVPASLDAAVNWSKHLKVTTFPGTTYRPSQAITRAEAVQALWNMVDRPAATSQHTFTDAPRTAPYDAALDWAFSEGVVTDNGNHKFKPSNPALRGALVDMVFHMIEAEEGSPWPAEPYTDVASTAPYAEAMGWANATNTINEFAGGTQVKPTVAATRADLARILFKTAKNPTWFRPFPTTVLVAPA; the protein is encoded by the coding sequence GTGCGGGCAATCTTGGCGGTCGTGATCGGGGCGGGTGCGCTGCTCGCCGCCGCACCCGCGGGCGCGGGTGCCCCGGTGTCGCTTCCCTACTCGTGCGAGACGGGTGTGCCCGCGATCGGGACCCTCTCCGCACCGATCGACGTGTTGACGGCGACGAACCCCCAGCCCGTGGACGTGTTCGAGAAGGTCACCTACACCGCCGACCTCTCGTTGCCCGACATCGCCCCGCAGGCGTTCGCCCTCAACTTCAACTACTTCAACGTCGACATCGCGGTGCCACCGGGGCTGCGTGCGGTGAAGGTCAAGATCCAGAACCCGGCGGCAGGCGCAGCCAACCCGGCGGTCACCGAGGTCTCGGCCACCGTCAGCGACGGCATGGTGCAGGTCAACCTCCCCGCGGTGCCCGCGGCCAACAAGCGGTTCCATTTCGGCACCGACGGCAGCTTCGTGTACCCGTTCAACACGAACACGAACCAAGGCGGGGCGCCGATCGTGCTGCCCCGCATCAAGATCACGGCCATGCCGACGTTCGCGGCCCGGGGCGCCACCGTCGACTGGGCCGCTCCCGAGGTCGAGACCTTCACCGGGTTCTTCAACATCGGGGTCATCCCGTGCACGCCGGACGATCCGGGCGACGTGCTCTTCTCGAGCGCCGTCACCACCGCCGTGGCCATCCCGGCCAACGGCTACCCGGACGTCCCGGCCTCCCTGGACGCCGCGGTCAACTGGTCGAAGCACCTCAAGGTCACGACCTTCCCCGGCACGACGTACCGCCCGAGCCAAGCCATCACCCGCGCCGAGGCCGTGCAGGCGCTCTGGAACATGGTCGATCGACCGGCGGCGACCAGCCAGCACACGTTCACCGATGCGCCCCGCACGGCCCCCTACGACGCCGCCCTCGACTGGGCCTTCAGCGAGGGTGTGGTCACCGACAACGGGAACCACAAGTTCAAGCCGTCCAACCCCGCGCTCCGGGGTGCGCTGGTCGACATGGTGTTCCACATGATCGAGGCGGAGGAGGGCAGTCCCTGGCCAGCCGAGCCGTACACCGACGTCGCGTCGACCGCTCCCTACGCGGAGGCGATGGGCTGGGCCAACGCCACCAACACCATCAACGAGTTCGCCGGCGGCACGCAGGTCAAGCCGACCGTGGCGGCCACCCGGGCCGACCTCGCCCGGATCCTGTTCAAGACGGCCAAGAACCCCACCTGGTTCCGTCCCTTCCCGACCACCGTGCTGGTCGCCCCCGCCTGA